The sequence AATGAAGCAGGGTCAGTTTTTTTTATAAAAATTCGATTTTTTCCGCTATATTGTAAAAGTCCAGACTATTACAGAAAGGCGTCTGCAGCTTCATCACTTTCAAAAAAGATTTCTCCATCGCCATAAGGAAGACCGCCATAAAGAAAACTGCCTGAGTCTGAAGATTCAGGAGTTTCGGAAATATGACTCTCTCCGGCAGACTTCAAGTCTCTTCTTGCATTCTCACAGACAGTGGAATTACAGAACTCATAAAAATCATCAAAATCATCAAACTCGTCAAAGTCATCCACAATTATTTTCCCTGGGACATAGCAGGAGGGATTATTATTTTTAGCAGGATGTTTTTTTACGCAGCGTCCTGTTGAAGAATGATTATTATTAAAAAGTTTATAGCAAACAAAAAACAGAACTAAAATCCCTGCAAGAATTAAAACTATGGGACAATAATAAACAATAAAAATGAGAAAAATAATAAAATACATAAAATCACCTCCAAACTCTATTATTATAACCCCTATGGTGTAGCAATTAATGAAGCAGGTTTTTTATGAAACTCAATAATTTTTCGTGAATTGTAATACATATCAATATTAACCATCACTATGCATTATGCAAAAAAAGTGTTGACTTCTTAATTTAACAGTGTTACATTTACATTGTTATATTAAGAGAAACAATAATGCGAAAACCAAATACTGAAATAAAAAAAATAATTAAAGAAAAGAGTCTTGAACTTCTTATGCAAAAGAATCCTGAGCAGATTGGAATGCGGGAAATTGCAGCTGCCTGCGGAATTACGGCCACAAATATCTATCATTATTACAAAGACAAGGACCGTCTCTTTCAAGAAATATCACTTGACTGTCTTTATAAATTAAATATCAGACTTACAGAAGCAACTCAGAAAGAAAAAACAATAAAAAAACAGATTCAAAGTGCAATTGAAGCCTATCGCGACTGGTGTTTTGAAACCCCGCGGCGGGC is a genomic window of Treponema rectale containing:
- a CDS encoding TetR/AcrR family transcriptional regulator; the protein is MRKPNTEIKKIIKEKSLELLMQKNPEQIGMREIAAACGITATNIYHYYKDKDRLFQEISLDCLYKLNIRLTEATQKEKTIKKQIQSAIEAYRDWCFETPRRALLVMQGIKSADDASPEVIEEYYVCNRTGEKLLKEAVRQRIAKSTNPRLDVSILVSGLWGCIESVLLKKSEPDYWEKGNTYTDRFIKLWITSIFGGDE